A genome region from Flavobacterium sp. includes the following:
- a CDS encoding DUF3857 domain-containing protein — translation MKLSSLRIILFLFLLVTKVNSQNYQLGKVTVAELQEKVHPQDSSAPAAILFKKGRTFFSYNKDVGFSANHVCEIKIKIYKKEGLKWADQKVRFYIGYENLNEDRLEFSDAATYNLENGSIVKTKLESQGSFKKKINKYWKEKAITLPNVKVGSIIEYKYVLKSENIVKFPDFDIQYDIPLNYFYYKTEIPEFYIYKPLLVGGIPLETESKFASGSQTFENEYNQTNSLTYRQINAFYSGKNIPALTEEPYVNNIENYRGQIKHELERVRMPEQPVKDYALTWEGVAKTIFNDNSFGKELNQNNFLIEDVKRLLGNVESQNESLNLIFTYVQNRMNWNEINDYYTDKGVQKAYTDQTGNVAEINFILINMLKLAGIEANPVLVSTVENGLPVYPTRTGFNYVFAAAEIDGKQILLDATHKYTSPNILPVNVLNWKGRLIKKDGTSTEIDLEPSNPSKENFIMSVKIDSDAKMNGQVRILRTDYDAYSFRVENNSKSQDNYLEKFEEKLGSLSISNYKIENQKSNLQNPIVETFSFTSNSQSDIIGGKIFINPLLFFTKTKNPFNQENRRMPVWFGYKTQEKYNINLEIPEGYAVESMPSKIKVASENNDLVYTLNFFTEGNKIQINCTNEINNSIFAAEQYKGLKDVFQKIIASQNEKIVLKKI, via the coding sequence ATGAAACTTTCAAGTTTACGAATAATTCTTTTTCTCTTCTTATTGGTTACTAAAGTTAATTCTCAAAATTATCAATTAGGAAAAGTAACTGTTGCCGAACTTCAGGAAAAAGTACATCCACAAGACAGCAGCGCCCCTGCTGCTATTTTGTTTAAAAAAGGAAGAACATTTTTTAGTTACAATAAAGATGTTGGTTTTTCGGCAAACCATGTTTGTGAAATTAAAATTAAAATCTACAAAAAGGAAGGCTTAAAATGGGCCGATCAAAAAGTGCGTTTCTATATTGGATATGAAAACTTAAATGAAGATCGTTTGGAGTTTTCGGATGCTGCGACATACAATTTAGAAAATGGTTCAATCGTAAAAACAAAGCTTGAGAGCCAGGGTTCATTTAAGAAAAAAATAAATAAATATTGGAAAGAGAAAGCTATTACACTGCCTAATGTGAAAGTAGGTTCTATAATTGAGTACAAATATGTTTTAAAGTCAGAGAATATTGTAAAATTTCCAGACTTTGATATTCAATACGATATTCCGCTTAATTATTTTTATTATAAAACAGAAATTCCGGAATTCTACATTTATAAGCCTTTATTAGTTGGAGGTATTCCGCTTGAAACAGAAAGTAAATTTGCCAGCGGAAGTCAGACTTTTGAAAACGAATACAATCAAACCAATTCACTTACATATCGTCAAATTAATGCCTTTTATTCAGGAAAAAATATTCCGGCATTAACAGAAGAACCTTATGTAAACAATATTGAAAACTACAGAGGACAAATTAAACATGAGTTAGAAAGAGTTCGTATGCCGGAACAGCCTGTTAAAGATTATGCTTTAACATGGGAAGGTGTTGCTAAGACTATTTTTAATGACAATAGTTTTGGAAAAGAACTAAATCAAAATAATTTTTTAATTGAAGATGTAAAAAGATTACTCGGAAACGTAGAGTCTCAAAATGAAAGCTTAAATCTCATTTTTACTTACGTTCAAAATAGAATGAACTGGAATGAAATTAATGATTATTACACAGATAAAGGTGTTCAAAAAGCGTACACAGATCAAACGGGAAATGTTGCTGAAATAAACTTTATTTTAATAAACATGTTAAAATTGGCAGGAATAGAAGCTAATCCTGTTTTAGTAAGTACAGTTGAAAATGGACTTCCAGTTTACCCAACAAGAACGGGATTTAATTATGTTTTTGCAGCAGCCGAAATTGATGGCAAACAAATTTTACTTGATGCTACACATAAGTATACTTCACCGAATATTCTTCCTGTAAATGTCTTGAACTGGAAAGGAAGATTGATAAAAAAAGATGGAACATCTACAGAAATTGATTTAGAACCTTCCAATCCATCTAAAGAAAATTTCATTATGTCTGTAAAAATAGACAGTGACGCAAAAATGAACGGCCAGGTCAGAATTTTGCGTACAGATTATGATGCATATAGTTTTAGAGTTGAAAATAATTCAAAATCTCAGGATAATTATTTGGAGAAATTTGAAGAAAAATTAGGCAGTCTGAGTATTTCAAATTATAAAATCGAAAACCAAAAATCGAATCTGCAAAACCCAATTGTAGAAACTTTTTCTTTTACTTCAAATAGCCAGTCTGATATAATTGGAGGGAAAATATTCATAAATCCTCTCTTATTTTTTACCAAAACAAAAAATCCTTTTAATCAGGAAAATAGAAGAATGCCAGTTTGGTTTGGATATAAAACCCAGGAAAAATATAATATTAATTTAGAAATTCCAGAAGGATATGCAGTCGAGTCAATGCCTTCGAAAATTAAAGTTGCATCAGAAAATAATGATTTGGTATATACGCTGAATTTTTTTACAGAAGGAAACAAAATTCAAATAAACTGCACAAATGAAATTAACAATAGTATTTTTGCAGCTGAGCAATATAAAGGTTTGAAAGATGTTTTTCAGAAAATTATTGCAAGTCAAAATGAAAAAATAGTCCTTAAAAAAATATAA